CGTCATGCTCAGCGAGGGCCTCGGCGAGCGCCTCGCGGTCTCCGAGCGGAAGGCGGACGGGCTTCTCGCCGGTCAGCTCAGAAATCTCGCCGAGCACGGAATCCACGTCCGCGCCTTCGCGGTCGGTCTTGTTTATGAAAAAGAGCGCCGGGACGCCCATCTTCGAGAGAGCGCGCCATATCACTTCCGTCTGGGCCTGCACGCCCTCGACGGCGGAGACCGCGACGACGGCGAAATCCATCGCGCGCGCCGCGCGTTCCGTCTCGCCGGAAAAATCGCTGTGGCCCGGCGTGTCTATGACGTATATCTTCGCGCCCTTCCACGTGAGGAAGGCCGAGGCGGCGCGCACCGAAATACCGCGGCGGCGCTCGAACTCCGTGAAATCCGTGTGAGCCGAGCCGTCGTCGACACGCCCGAGCGAGCGCACCGCGCCCGACTGAAAGAGCATCTGCTCCGTCAGCGTCGTCTTCCCCGCGTCTACGTGAGCGAGAATCCCTATCGTGAGCGGGCGGCGCTTCAGCCTATCCAATTTACGCTGACTTCTTTGCGCGGCGCGAACTGGCGGACGGGCCTCAGCGACGGCGCGCCGATCATCTGCGCCCCGCAGACGTGCTCGTCCTCGCCTATCCCTAGATACTCGCGCAGTCCTTTGAAATTGCGTATCGCCGTAGTGAGGTAGCCGCCCCAGCAGCAGCCGAGCCCCATCGCGTGGGCCGCAAGCTCCATGTAAGTCAGCGCGATAGCGCCGTCCTCCGGCCAGCCGTAACTCTTCGGCACGACCGCGACCGCGGCGTGCGGAGCGCCGCGCAGAAGCCGGTCCTCCCCTTCCTTGGCTTTCGCTATCATGCCCGCGCCCAGGATGGCTGCGCGGCTTGTCGGGTTTTTGAAAATTTCCTCGCGGAACCAGCAGAGTATGAGGTTCGTGACCTCCTTCGTCTTTTCCGGGTCCAGCGTGATTATCCAGCGGACGTTCTGGCTGTTGACCGCGGTGGGGGCCTGCCGCACGGCGTCGAGCAGCTTTTCAAAAGTCTCGCGCGGAACGGCCTCGTCCCGGAAGAAGCGGACGCTGCGGCGCGTCTTTATGAGATTCAGCCCCTCTTCCTCGCCCGGCATCTTTATCTCCGCGGCGCGTACGAGCTGCGAATCTTTCAGGAAAGAAAGCTCGTCCGCGCAGGCCGGGCACATCAGCACGCACTGGCCGCAGCCGATGCAGCGGGACTCGCGCTTACGGTCCACTTCCGGAAAGCCGGTCTCTCCGAAGCGCACGATGCCGGCCGGGCACGCTTTGACGCAGACGCCGCACTTAACGCATTTTTCCATATTTACGGTAAATAGGCTCACATTCATCCCTCCGTACAAAATCCACATTCCCGCCGTAATTGTAGCACCAAGCCGCCGTTTCTGAAAAAGCGCGCCGCGCCGACGTCCGCCGCATCTCCACGTCATTCACACAAATAAGTGTTATAATCTCGTGCCAGAACGGCTCAGGCCGAACAACGGAGGTAATGTGATGAAACGAACTGCGCTACTGGTAATGGCGATAATCGCGCTGGCCTTCGCGCCGGCGGCGTCGGCGGAGACGTCGGAACTGATCCCGCCCTTCCACTGGACATATCATTCGCTTAGCAGCCTCGCTGCGAAGGGACTCATAGACAACGAAGTAGTGCCGGGCAAGAGCGCCTACAAGCCCGAACAGGTCGTCGCGATGGTCGTAACCGCCCTCAAGCACGCGGAGCGCGACATAACGAAGCTCGGAGAGCAGGAGCTCACCGCGATGCGGCAGCTCGCCGCGGCCTACCGCCCGTACTTCAAAACGGCGGGCTACGACTACGACGCCGTGCGCGGAGACATAGAGATATGCGCGATGCGCGCGGGACTCTCCGGCGCGGACGGCGCCGGCTACACGCCCGGCGAAAAGGCCCTTACGGCTAAAGCGGCGCTCGCCGTCAACAACTTCACATTCGACCTATACAAAACGGCCGCGAAGGACAAAGCCGGCGACAACATCTTCCTCTCTCCCTACAGCGTATCGACGGCGCTCGCTATGACCTACGCCGGAGCGCGCGGCGTGACGGAAGAAGAGATGGCGCGCGCGCTGCACTTCACGCCCGACATCCACAAGGGCATGGGCGCGCTCATCGGCTCGGTGAACTCCGTGCCAGAGGAGACTGCCGTTGTGAGTACGGCGAACGCGATATGGCCGGCCAAGGGTGAAAAAATACTGCCAGAGTTCTATCAGCTCGTGCGTCTCGACTACCGCGCGGGGCTGCGCCAGCTCGACTACGCATCTAACCCAGAGGCGGCGCGCAAAACGATAAACAAATGGGTAGAGGAAAAGACCAACGACAAGATAACCGACATAATACCTGGCGGGGCCCTCACGAAGGACACGAAGATAGTGCTGACCAACGCCGTCTACTTCAAGGCTGGATGGCAGGAGGAGTTCAAAGCTTCCGACACGGCTCCGCGTCCCTTCTGGGTGAGCGCCGATAAATCCGTAAGCGTGCCGACGATGACGCGGACCGCGGACAGGCTCGGCTATGCGAAACTCGACGGCGCAGAGATGATCGACATGCCCTACAAGAACGGACGGTTCTCGATGCTGGTGCTGCTGCCCGACAAAGATTCCTCGGCGGAAGAGCTCGAAGCGCGCCTCTCGTCGGAGAACGTCGAGAAGTGGAGCGCCGCGCTGAATCCCGCGCGCGTCGAAATATTCATTCCGAAGTTCAAGCAGGAAAGCAGCTACGAGCTCAGCACGACGCTGGCGGGCCTCGGCATGGCTTCGGCCTTCACGCCGGGAGCCGCCGACTTCTCCGGCATCAGCGGAAACCGCGACTTCTGCATAAGCGGCGTACTGCACAAGACATTCGTCGAAGTTGCGGAAGAAGGCACGGAAGCCGCCGCAGCGACCGCCGTCATAGTGATGCGCGCTGCGATGCCCGCGCCGCAGGAGACCGTGGTATTCCGCGCCGACAGGCCGTTCGTCTACCTGATAAAGGACAACGAGACGAACGCGATACTCTTCATAGGCCGCTACGCGAGGCCGTAGACAAAACCGGGAAAAAACTAAGAGACCTAAGACGGAGGCCTTCATGCGGCGGCAGGCCTCCGTCTTTTAACGGCCGCCGCGCTCCGGCGCGCGCGGGCGGTAGATAAAACTTACGGACTCCGCTCCGGAAGCAGAAAACTCAATCGCGGCCGGCTTTACGCCAAAACGGTCCCGAAAGTCCTGCGGCTCGCCGCGCTAAACGAAAATCCCACGCGCTCCGACCGGCATGGCGAAAATACTGCGAGTATACTGCGGCACGGCATGGCGGCCAGAATCCCTACCTCTTCGTCAGCTCTATATGACGTTTCGCGTCTTCCGGCGCCCGGGAGAAAAGACTTACCGCCGCAGTCACGGCGGCGGAGGCTATAAACGCCGGGAACAACTCATACATGAATCCTTTCAGCGGCGGCGTGTTGTACCACGCTATCGTAACCGCGGCTCCGGCGGCCATTCCGCACAAAACGCCCCTTCCAGTAATCCACCGGCAGAAAAGCGAAAGAACAAGCGGAGGCGCGAACGACGCCCCCATAACGGCGAAAGCGTAGAGTACGAACCAGAACACTATCCTCTGATGCTGTAGCGCTATAAAAGCGCCGAAAACTCCGACCGCGGCGACAACGGCGCGTCCGGCAAGCGCGGCGCTTCTCTCCGGAAGCTTTCTGCCGAACACTCCTTCTATGATATCGAGCTGCACGGTCTGAGCCACAAGCACGATAAGCGAATCGAGCGTAGACAATATAGCGGAGAACACTGCGGCGAGGACTATACCGGCCGCCAGCGGATCCAGGCTCCGCACGACCAGCAGAGGGAAAGCGAACTCCGGGTCCGGCACCGCCGGCATCATTACGCGGCATATAACGCCGAGCAGGGTGCTGCCGCTGGTCTGTATCAGCACCCATGCCACGCCTATTACGGCGGAGGTTATGAGAGTGGCGTCGTCCCTCGCAGTAATGAAGCGCTGCAGTATATGCGGCTGCCCGAGGAGGCCCAGCCCTCCGGCCGCAAGGCCGAAAGCGAACGCCGCCCCGTCGCGTCCCTTAAGGCCGGAGGCGAACGTCAAAAGCCTCGGGTCAAGCAGATACGCGCGTTCCCAAAACGCATGCCATCCGCCTATATACGTTATAAACATCAACGGCGCGAAAAACAGCACCGCTATGATGACGGCGCCTTGGACGACGTCGGTCCAAACGACCGCGCGGTAGCCGCCCAGCAAAGTATAGAAGGCGCTTATAAAAGCCGCGGCCCAGACGGCACGGCCGTAATCCCAGCCGACGACGGCCTCGAAGGATTTCCCGGCGCTGGTGAGCTGCGCGGCCGTATAGACTACGAAAAATACTACGATGACTATCGAGGCGAAGGCGCGCAGCTTTTTCCCCTCGTCCGGAAAACGGAGCGCGAAATAATGCGGGATGGATGTGGCTCCGGTGCGCCTGGTGTACCGGCGGAGCGCCGGCGCTACAAATATATAGTTGCAGAACATACCTATCGTATAGCCGATACATATCCACATCATGGACACGCCGTAAGCGTAGGCGAAACCGACGGCTCCGGTAAAAACCCATCCGCTCGAATCGGAAGCCCCCACGCTCAACGCCGTAGGTATAGGGCCGAAATCGCGGTCCCCCAAATAGAATCCCTCGGCCGACTTGGAAAAATAACGGTTCGACGCGAGCCCTATGGCGATGAAGACCAGGAGGCAG
The sequence above is drawn from the Cloacibacillus sp. An23 genome and encodes:
- a CDS encoding nitroreductase family protein translates to MTWRCGGRRRGALFQKRRLGATITAGMWILYGGMNVSLFTVNMEKCVKCGVCVKACPAGIVRFGETGFPEVDRKRESRCIGCGQCVLMCPACADELSFLKDSQLVRAAEIKMPGEEEGLNLIKTRRSVRFFRDEAVPRETFEKLLDAVRQAPTAVNSQNVRWIITLDPEKTKEVTNLILCWFREEIFKNPTSRAAILGAGMIAKAKEGEDRLLRGAPHAAVAVVPKSYGWPEDGAIALTYMELAAHAMGLGCCWGGYLTTAIRNFKGLREYLGIGEDEHVCGAQMIGAPSLRPVRQFAPRKEVSVNWIG
- a CDS encoding serpin family protein: MKRTALLVMAIIALAFAPAASAETSELIPPFHWTYHSLSSLAAKGLIDNEVVPGKSAYKPEQVVAMVVTALKHAERDITKLGEQELTAMRQLAAAYRPYFKTAGYDYDAVRGDIEICAMRAGLSGADGAGYTPGEKALTAKAALAVNNFTFDLYKTAAKDKAGDNIFLSPYSVSTALAMTYAGARGVTEEEMARALHFTPDIHKGMGALIGSVNSVPEETAVVSTANAIWPAKGEKILPEFYQLVRLDYRAGLRQLDYASNPEAARKTINKWVEEKTNDKITDIIPGGALTKDTKIVLTNAVYFKAGWQEEFKASDTAPRPFWVSADKSVSVPTMTRTADRLGYAKLDGAEMIDMPYKNGRFSMLVLLPDKDSSAEELEARLSSENVEKWSAALNPARVEIFIPKFKQESSYELSTTLAGLGMASAFTPGAADFSGISGNRDFCISGVLHKTFVEVAEEGTEAAAATAVIVMRAAMPAPQETVVFRADRPFVYLIKDNETNAILFIGRYARP
- a CDS encoding sodium/proline symporter; amino-acid sequence: MNTALYVSGLCLLVFIAIGLASNRYFSKSAEGFYLGDRDFGPIPTALSVGASDSSGWVFTGAVGFAYAYGVSMMWICIGYTIGMFCNYIFVAPALRRYTRRTGATSIPHYFALRFPDEGKKLRAFASIVIVVFFVVYTAAQLTSAGKSFEAVVGWDYGRAVWAAAFISAFYTLLGGYRAVVWTDVVQGAVIIAVLFFAPLMFITYIGGWHAFWERAYLLDPRLLTFASGLKGRDGAAFAFGLAAGGLGLLGQPHILQRFITARDDATLITSAVIGVAWVLIQTSGSTLLGVICRVMMPAVPDPEFAFPLLVVRSLDPLAAGIVLAAVFSAILSTLDSLIVLVAQTVQLDIIEGVFGRKLPERSAALAGRAVVAAVGVFGAFIALQHQRIVFWFVLYAFAVMGASFAPPLVLSLFCRWITGRGVLCGMAAGAAVTIAWYNTPPLKGFMYELFPAFIASAAVTAAVSLFSRAPEDAKRHIELTKR